One window of Elaeis guineensis isolate ETL-2024a chromosome 11, EG11, whole genome shotgun sequence genomic DNA carries:
- the LOC105053520 gene encoding rop guanine nucleotide exchange factor 14 isoform X3 produces MTYRGLESCILNSCSYDNESGSSGMIGADGCAITDSLDDDASSCSSSKDALGSSFSSHCLMSSKQEEEQALDEWDTFHCLHHFGVKGKKPVTYSMNVSDVVAMKERFAKLLLGEDMSGGAQGISTALALSNAITNLSASVFGELWKLEPLSEERKSRWRREMDWLLSPTNYMVELVPATQNGANGRMLEIMTPKARSDVYMNLPALQKLDSMLIDVLDSMVETEFWYAEDGSRAEGQSQSGGIRPSKKWWLPFPRVPDSGLSPSQRKRLGFHGKFVHQVLKAAKSINEEVLHQMPIPDAIKDALPKSGIASLGEDIYQAIAVESISVEEILLSLNLKNEHRVLETVNRLEGAVFAWNQRMSEETSKRSPMRYPWYFMRGKGSELEKVAVCLKRAEALLQLLKIRFPNLPHSFIDVTKVQSNKDVGRSIIEAYSRVLVGLAFSILLRIGDILQEDDLKKPTTPIATLKFDFCSDVYLAGITETPPGHINRCLIDQMNMVDGRYSKDDASKAVMEPFLGNKGNTIMVVTAMSI; encoded by the exons ATGACATACAGAGGCCTTGAGAGCTGCATCCTCAACAGTTGCTCCTATGATAATGAGAGTGGCAGCAGTGGCATGATTGGAGCTGATGGCTGTGCTATCACTGACTCCCTTGATGATGACGCCTCAAGCTGCTCTTCTAGTAAAGATGCCCTGGGTTCCTCCTTCTCCTCTCATTGCCTGATGTCAAGCAAGCAGGAGGAGGAGCAAGCACTTGATGAATGGGACACCTTCCATTGTCTCCACCATTTTGGTGTCAAAGGAAAGAAACCGGTTACTTACAGTATGAATGTCTCGGATGTTGTGGCTATGAAGGAGAGGTTCGCAAAGCTGTTGCTTGGTGAAGATATGTCAGGAGGGGCCCAAGGGATCAGCACTGCTCTCGCATTGTCTAATGCCATAACAAATCTCTCAG CATCGGTTTTTGGGGAACTGTGGAAGTTGGAACCTTTATCTGAAGAAAGAAAAAGCAGGTGGCGTAGGGAAATGGACTGGTTGCTCTCTCCTACCAACTACATGGTCGAGCTGGTTCCTGCGACACAAAATGGAGCAAATGGCCGGATGTTAGAG ATAATGACCCCTAAAGCCCGTTCAGATGTTTACATGAATCTTCCTGCCCTTCAAAAGCTAGATTCTATGCTTATT GATGTATTAGATTCGATGGTGGAAACAGAGTTTTGGTATGCAGAAGATGGTAGCAGAGCTGAAGGTCAGAGCCAAAGTGGTGGCATTAGGCCGAGCAAGAAATGGTGGCTCCCATTTCCACGTGTTCCTGACAGTGGACTCTCCCCTTCTCAAAGAAAAAGGCTTGGTTTCCATGGGAAGTTTGTTCACCAAGTCCTCAAGGCTGCCAAATCCATCAATGAAGAGGTGTTGCACCAAATGCCAATTCCAGATGCTATCAAGGATGCCCTTCCAAAG TCAGGGATAGCTAGCTTGGGTGAAGATATCTACCAAGCTATAGCTGTGGAATCCATTTCAGTTGAGGAAAttcttctttctcttaatttgAAAAACGAACACAGAGTCCTTGAGACTGTGAACCGATTAGAGGGTGCAGTTTTTGCCTGGAATCAGAGAATGTCCGAAGAAACAAGCAAGCGATCACCAATGCGGTACCCGTGGTACTTCATGAGGGGTAAGGGGTCAGAACTTGAAAAGGTGGCAGTGTGTTTAAAAAGAGCTGAAGCACTACTGCAACTGCTGAAAATCAGATTTCCAAACCTTCCTCATTCCTTTATTGATGTCACCAAGGTCCAATCCAACAAG GATGTTGGACGTTCCATTATTGAAGCTTACTCCAGGGTCCTTGTGGGCCTGGCATTCAGTATACTGTTAAGAATAGGAGATATCCTGCAAGAGGATGACTTGAAGAAGCCCACTACTCCCATCGCCACTCTCAAATTTGACTTCTGTTCTGATGTATATCTTGCTGGGATCACTGAAACGCCGCCAGGTCATATTAACCGCTGTCTTATCGACCAGATGAACATGGTAGATGGGCGCTATAGCAAAGATGATGCAAGTAAGGCTGTGATGGAACCCTTCTTAGGTAACAAGGGAAACACAATAATGGTGGTCACAGCCATGTCCATTTAG
- the LOC105053520 gene encoding rop guanine nucleotide exchange factor 14 isoform X1, translated as MRRLVCCRRRSKDFSLDFDEEDRVMTYRGLESCILNSCSYDNESGSSGMIGADGCAITDSLDDDASSCSSSKDALGSSFSSHCLMSSKQEEEQALDEWDTFHCLHHFGVKGKKPVTYSMNVSDVVAMKERFAKLLLGEDMSGGAQGISTALALSNAITNLSASVFGELWKLEPLSEERKSRWRREMDWLLSPTNYMVELVPATQNGANGRMLEIMTPKARSDVYMNLPALQKLDSMLIDVLDSMVETEFWYAEDGSRAEGQSQSGGIRPSKKWWLPFPRVPDSGLSPSQRKRLGFHGKFVHQVLKAAKSINEEVLHQMPIPDAIKDALPKSGIASLGEDIYQAIAVESISVEEILLSLNLKNEHRVLETVNRLEGAVFAWNQRMSEETSKRSPMRYPWYFMRGKGSELEKVAVCLKRAEALLQLLKIRFPNLPHSFIDVTKVQSNKDVGRSIIEAYSRVLVGLAFSILLRIGDILQEDDLKKPTTPIATLKFDFCSDVYLAGITETPPGHINRCLIDQMNMVDGRYSKDDASKAVMEPFLGNKGNTIMVVTAMSI; from the exons ATGAGGAGATTAGTCTGCTGTCGCCGCCGATCTAAAGACTTCAGCCTGGATTTCGACGAGGAAGACC GGGTGATGACATACAGAGGCCTTGAGAGCTGCATCCTCAACAGTTGCTCCTATGATAATGAGAGTGGCAGCAGTGGCATGATTGGAGCTGATGGCTGTGCTATCACTGACTCCCTTGATGATGACGCCTCAAGCTGCTCTTCTAGTAAAGATGCCCTGGGTTCCTCCTTCTCCTCTCATTGCCTGATGTCAAGCAAGCAGGAGGAGGAGCAAGCACTTGATGAATGGGACACCTTCCATTGTCTCCACCATTTTGGTGTCAAAGGAAAGAAACCGGTTACTTACAGTATGAATGTCTCGGATGTTGTGGCTATGAAGGAGAGGTTCGCAAAGCTGTTGCTTGGTGAAGATATGTCAGGAGGGGCCCAAGGGATCAGCACTGCTCTCGCATTGTCTAATGCCATAACAAATCTCTCAG CATCGGTTTTTGGGGAACTGTGGAAGTTGGAACCTTTATCTGAAGAAAGAAAAAGCAGGTGGCGTAGGGAAATGGACTGGTTGCTCTCTCCTACCAACTACATGGTCGAGCTGGTTCCTGCGACACAAAATGGAGCAAATGGCCGGATGTTAGAG ATAATGACCCCTAAAGCCCGTTCAGATGTTTACATGAATCTTCCTGCCCTTCAAAAGCTAGATTCTATGCTTATT GATGTATTAGATTCGATGGTGGAAACAGAGTTTTGGTATGCAGAAGATGGTAGCAGAGCTGAAGGTCAGAGCCAAAGTGGTGGCATTAGGCCGAGCAAGAAATGGTGGCTCCCATTTCCACGTGTTCCTGACAGTGGACTCTCCCCTTCTCAAAGAAAAAGGCTTGGTTTCCATGGGAAGTTTGTTCACCAAGTCCTCAAGGCTGCCAAATCCATCAATGAAGAGGTGTTGCACCAAATGCCAATTCCAGATGCTATCAAGGATGCCCTTCCAAAG TCAGGGATAGCTAGCTTGGGTGAAGATATCTACCAAGCTATAGCTGTGGAATCCATTTCAGTTGAGGAAAttcttctttctcttaatttgAAAAACGAACACAGAGTCCTTGAGACTGTGAACCGATTAGAGGGTGCAGTTTTTGCCTGGAATCAGAGAATGTCCGAAGAAACAAGCAAGCGATCACCAATGCGGTACCCGTGGTACTTCATGAGGGGTAAGGGGTCAGAACTTGAAAAGGTGGCAGTGTGTTTAAAAAGAGCTGAAGCACTACTGCAACTGCTGAAAATCAGATTTCCAAACCTTCCTCATTCCTTTATTGATGTCACCAAGGTCCAATCCAACAAG GATGTTGGACGTTCCATTATTGAAGCTTACTCCAGGGTCCTTGTGGGCCTGGCATTCAGTATACTGTTAAGAATAGGAGATATCCTGCAAGAGGATGACTTGAAGAAGCCCACTACTCCCATCGCCACTCTCAAATTTGACTTCTGTTCTGATGTATATCTTGCTGGGATCACTGAAACGCCGCCAGGTCATATTAACCGCTGTCTTATCGACCAGATGAACATGGTAGATGGGCGCTATAGCAAAGATGATGCAAGTAAGGCTGTGATGGAACCCTTCTTAGGTAACAAGGGAAACACAATAATGGTGGTCACAGCCATGTCCATTTAG
- the LOC105053520 gene encoding rop guanine nucleotide exchange factor 14 isoform X2: MLNVANQLNANSPKLLSGVMTYRGLESCILNSCSYDNESGSSGMIGADGCAITDSLDDDASSCSSSKDALGSSFSSHCLMSSKQEEEQALDEWDTFHCLHHFGVKGKKPVTYSMNVSDVVAMKERFAKLLLGEDMSGGAQGISTALALSNAITNLSASVFGELWKLEPLSEERKSRWRREMDWLLSPTNYMVELVPATQNGANGRMLEIMTPKARSDVYMNLPALQKLDSMLIDVLDSMVETEFWYAEDGSRAEGQSQSGGIRPSKKWWLPFPRVPDSGLSPSQRKRLGFHGKFVHQVLKAAKSINEEVLHQMPIPDAIKDALPKSGIASLGEDIYQAIAVESISVEEILLSLNLKNEHRVLETVNRLEGAVFAWNQRMSEETSKRSPMRYPWYFMRGKGSELEKVAVCLKRAEALLQLLKIRFPNLPHSFIDVTKVQSNKDVGRSIIEAYSRVLVGLAFSILLRIGDILQEDDLKKPTTPIATLKFDFCSDVYLAGITETPPGHINRCLIDQMNMVDGRYSKDDASKAVMEPFLGNKGNTIMVVTAMSI, from the exons ATGTTGAATGTGGCCAACCAACTGAACGCCAACAGCCCTAAATTACTGTCAG GGGTGATGACATACAGAGGCCTTGAGAGCTGCATCCTCAACAGTTGCTCCTATGATAATGAGAGTGGCAGCAGTGGCATGATTGGAGCTGATGGCTGTGCTATCACTGACTCCCTTGATGATGACGCCTCAAGCTGCTCTTCTAGTAAAGATGCCCTGGGTTCCTCCTTCTCCTCTCATTGCCTGATGTCAAGCAAGCAGGAGGAGGAGCAAGCACTTGATGAATGGGACACCTTCCATTGTCTCCACCATTTTGGTGTCAAAGGAAAGAAACCGGTTACTTACAGTATGAATGTCTCGGATGTTGTGGCTATGAAGGAGAGGTTCGCAAAGCTGTTGCTTGGTGAAGATATGTCAGGAGGGGCCCAAGGGATCAGCACTGCTCTCGCATTGTCTAATGCCATAACAAATCTCTCAG CATCGGTTTTTGGGGAACTGTGGAAGTTGGAACCTTTATCTGAAGAAAGAAAAAGCAGGTGGCGTAGGGAAATGGACTGGTTGCTCTCTCCTACCAACTACATGGTCGAGCTGGTTCCTGCGACACAAAATGGAGCAAATGGCCGGATGTTAGAG ATAATGACCCCTAAAGCCCGTTCAGATGTTTACATGAATCTTCCTGCCCTTCAAAAGCTAGATTCTATGCTTATT GATGTATTAGATTCGATGGTGGAAACAGAGTTTTGGTATGCAGAAGATGGTAGCAGAGCTGAAGGTCAGAGCCAAAGTGGTGGCATTAGGCCGAGCAAGAAATGGTGGCTCCCATTTCCACGTGTTCCTGACAGTGGACTCTCCCCTTCTCAAAGAAAAAGGCTTGGTTTCCATGGGAAGTTTGTTCACCAAGTCCTCAAGGCTGCCAAATCCATCAATGAAGAGGTGTTGCACCAAATGCCAATTCCAGATGCTATCAAGGATGCCCTTCCAAAG TCAGGGATAGCTAGCTTGGGTGAAGATATCTACCAAGCTATAGCTGTGGAATCCATTTCAGTTGAGGAAAttcttctttctcttaatttgAAAAACGAACACAGAGTCCTTGAGACTGTGAACCGATTAGAGGGTGCAGTTTTTGCCTGGAATCAGAGAATGTCCGAAGAAACAAGCAAGCGATCACCAATGCGGTACCCGTGGTACTTCATGAGGGGTAAGGGGTCAGAACTTGAAAAGGTGGCAGTGTGTTTAAAAAGAGCTGAAGCACTACTGCAACTGCTGAAAATCAGATTTCCAAACCTTCCTCATTCCTTTATTGATGTCACCAAGGTCCAATCCAACAAG GATGTTGGACGTTCCATTATTGAAGCTTACTCCAGGGTCCTTGTGGGCCTGGCATTCAGTATACTGTTAAGAATAGGAGATATCCTGCAAGAGGATGACTTGAAGAAGCCCACTACTCCCATCGCCACTCTCAAATTTGACTTCTGTTCTGATGTATATCTTGCTGGGATCACTGAAACGCCGCCAGGTCATATTAACCGCTGTCTTATCGACCAGATGAACATGGTAGATGGGCGCTATAGCAAAGATGATGCAAGTAAGGCTGTGATGGAACCCTTCTTAGGTAACAAGGGAAACACAATAATGGTGGTCACAGCCATGTCCATTTAG